Proteins from one Elgaria multicarinata webbii isolate HBS135686 ecotype San Diego chromosome 3, rElgMul1.1.pri, whole genome shotgun sequence genomic window:
- the LOC134395587 gene encoding zinc finger protein OZF-like has product MLKIEEDKPEFPAAHEGSETSEAVRGCYSGFPVVTIKVEEEEEPWESDAQDYEQGFPGVIIKVEPEEEPWASDGSATVSGVQSGNGYVKEEQDFLPGSMKHMETNRAMTRGSVFRYLGRANQYRADRQPGSHTGKRVSKKPYKCSNYGKIFIWRKYFLAQDRSHTGEKPYTCLYCGKTFNVRSYLLAHERTHTGEKPHKCSLCGKGFNVRSYLIAHWRTHTGEKPHICSFCGKSFSGRSNLNRHQRSHTGEKPYTCAVCGRSFSHKAHMIRHERIHTGEKPYKCSQCLKSFSQSSTLISHERTHTEKPYKCSYCEKSFSQSAKLATHERTHTGEKPYECPACGKGFNHRSDYIIHERTHTGDKPYACSICGKGFSGRSNLTRHERSHTGEKPYLCSVCGKGFCHKAHLLRHEKIHTGEKPYKCLDCGESFKHRTDLIGHERSHSGVKQYTCTACGKSFSGKSNLNRHKRSHTGEKPYTCLVCSRSFSHKAHLIRHERIHTGEKPYKCSHCTKSFNQSSTLVAHERTHTGDKSCKC; this is encoded by the exons ATGTTAAAGATAGAAGAAGACAAACCAGAGTTCCCCGCTGCTCATGAAGGCTCGGAGACGAGCGAAGCTGTCAGAGGTTGCTATTCAG GTTTTCCTGTTGTGACGATAAaagtggaagaagaagaggagccaTGGGAGTCAGATGCTCAAGACTATGAACAAG GGTTTCCTGGTGTGATCATAAAGGTGGAACCAGAAGAGGAGCCGTGGGCATCTGATGGAAGCGCAACTGTCTCGGGGGTTCAGTCAG GCAACGGTTACGTGAAAGAAGAGCAAGATTTTTTGCCCGGAAGCATGAAGCACATGGAAACCAACAGGGCCATGACGAGGGGGAGCGTTTTCCGCTATCTGGGCAGGGCCAATCAATACAGAGCAGACAGGCAACCGGGAAGCCACACGGGAAAAAGAGTGAGCAAGAAACCCTACAAATGCTCGAATTATGGGAAAATCTTCATTTGGAGAAAATATTTCCTTGCCCAAGACAGAAGCCATACCGGAGAGAAACCGTACACGTGTTTGTATTGTGGGAAAACCTTCAACGTGCGGTCGTACCTCCTTGCCCACGagagaacccacacaggagagaaaccacacAAATGCTCGCTTTGCGGGAAAGGCTTCAACGTGCGTTCCTACCTTATCGCTCATTGGAGAACCCATACCGGAGAGAAGCCGCACATCTGCTCGTTttgcgggaaaagcttcagtggCAGGTCCAACCTCAACAGGCACCAAAGAagccacacgggagagaagccctacaCCTGCGCGGTGTGCGGGAGGAGCTTTAGTCACAAGGCGCACATGATCAGACACGAGCgcatccacacgggggagaagccctacaaatgctcgCAGTGCCTGAAGAGCTTCAGCCAGAGTTCGACCCTCATTTCTCATGAGAGAACCCACacggagaaaccatataaatgttcaTACTGTGAGAAGAGCTTCAGCCAAAGCGCCAAGCTGGCAACGCACGAAAGGACCCACACGGGTGAGAAACCCTACGAATGCCCAGCATGTGGGAAAGGTTTCAATCACCGGTCGGATTATATCATCCACgagagaacccacacaggggataAACCCTATGCGTGTTCCATCTGTGGGAAAGGTTTCAGCGGGAGATCCAACCTTACCAGACATGAGAGAagccacacgggagagaaaccctaCCTCTGCTCTGTTTGCGGCAAAGGCTTCTGCCATAAAGCACACCTCCTTCGCCACGAGAaaatccacacgggagagaagccgtaCAAGTGCTTGGATTGCGGCGAGAGCTTCAAGCACAGGACTGACCTCATCGGCCACGAGAGGAGCCATTCAGGGGTAAAGCAGTACACCTGCACGgcctgtgggaaaagcttcagtgggAAATCAAACCTTAACAGACACAAGAGAAgccacacaggcgagaaacccTACACATGCTTGGTCTGCAGCAGGAGCTTCAGTCACAAAGCGCACCTGATTAGACATGagagaatccacactggggaaAAACCGTACAAATGCTCGCACTGCACGAAAAGTTTCAATCAAAGCTCTACCCTCGTTGCTCACGagagaacccacacaggagacAAATCGTgcaaatgctga